One Oncorhynchus keta strain PuntledgeMale-10-30-2019 chromosome 11, Oket_V2, whole genome shotgun sequence DNA window includes the following coding sequences:
- the LOC127933018 gene encoding uncharacterized protein LOC127933018 isoform X2 yields the protein MWRLYTGYYGTESMWRLYTGYYGTESMWRLYTGGTGTESMWRLYTGYYGTESMWRLYTGGTSTESMWRLYTGYYGTESMWRLYTGGTGTESMWRLYTGGTGTESMWRLYTGGTSTESMWRLYTGYYGTESVWRLYTGCNGTESMWRLYTGGTGTESVWRLYTGYYGTESMWRLYTEGTGTESMWRLYTGGTGTESMWRLYTGGTGTESMWRLYTGGTGTESMWRLYTGGTGTESMWRLYTGGTGTESMWRLYTGGTGTESMWRLYTRGTGTESMWRLYTRGTGTESMWRLYTRGTGTESMWRLYTRGTGTESMWRLYTRGTGTESMWRLYTRGTGTEVWSL from the exons atgtggaggctatatacagggtattacggtacagagtcaatgtggaggctatatacagggtattacggtacagagtcaatgtggaggctatatacagggggtaccggtacagagtcaatgtggaggctatatacagggtattacggtacagagtcaatgtggaggctatatacagggggtaccagtacagagtcaatgtggaggctatatacagggtattacggtacagagtcaatgtggaggctatatacagggggtaccggtacagagtcaatgtggaggctatatacagggggtaccggtacagagtcaatgtggaggctatatacagggggtaccagtacagagtcaatgtggaggctatatacagggtattacggtacagagtcagtgtggagactatatacagggtgtaacggtacagagtcaatgtggaggctatatacagggggtaccggtacagagtcagtgtggaggctatatacagggtattacggtacagagtcaatgtggaggctatatacagagggtaccggtacagagtcaatgtggaggctatatacagggggtactggtacagagtcaatgtggaggctatatacagg gggtaccggtacagagtcaatgtggaggctatatacagggggtaccggtacagagtcaatgtggaggctatatacagggggtaccggtacagagtcaatgtggaggctatatacagggggtaccggtacagagtcaatgtggaggctatatacagggggtaccggtacagagtcaatgtggaggctatatacaaggggtaccggtacagagtcaatgtggaggctatatacaaggggtaccggtacagagtcaatgtggaggctatatacaaggggtaccggtacagagtcaatgtggaggctatatacaaggggtaccggtacagagtcaatgtggaggctatatacaaggggtaccggtacagagtcaatgtggaggctatatacaaggggtaccggtacagaagtctggagtctctga